A window from Mastomys coucha isolate ucsf_1 unplaced genomic scaffold, UCSF_Mcou_1 pScaffold2, whole genome shotgun sequence encodes these proteins:
- the Hbs1l gene encoding HBS1-like protein isoform X3, translated as MARHRNVRGYNYDEDFEDDDLYGQSVEEEYCISPSTAAQFIYSRRDNPEEEHGYEDLKESSDSLWNHQLSEIDQARLYSCLDHMREVLGDAVPDDILTEAILKHKFDVQKALSMVLEQGGVQTLKEKSERAVCAGQPSKGVLFSSFEVSPKNVHHSIPQSENHLDSNSKPFDCCSSIAKYGSHSSSLEPRHYLLHRKEKRDRPQSGKELESCKLTKELALAHLIHDTPRESCASQLSARLPPSDSGQSELLKSLDADEARPPASACAPEEDLTFKGIPDLESLMRENIVDSGSLGIQSSSLPNFQSIPVQNILGSLSNPLHLSSPVENNSSLNTEVEQSAKNNIVKNNSLSFSQHESPSLAELFEEHRENSSGQCFTLSDLCNQSSTSLGSLPLSQLANRSQPTNGVSELTGSLSSLAFCKTAPTRDLENLSLSDLIAKTIELDSSQIKRDSFELSLSEIRSPEVDSNIDLSVLIKTPEFVPKPVVDPSVALIPDTKVLNSKLGKPSNTTKDSTKNKKVSLARKAPLSLPWTKALAARPSAFASTLCLRYPLKSCKRRTLELYKTFLYSRQVQDVSDKEISPLVAITPFDFKSASPDDIVKANQKKAFTRE; from the exons ATGGCCCGGCATCGGAACGTCCGGGGCTATAACTACGATGAAG ACTTTGAAGATGATGATTTGTATGGCCAGTCTGTGGAGGAGGAGTACTGCATTTCACCATCAACAG CTGCTCAGTTTATTTACTCACGACGTGACAACCCTGAAGAAGAACATGGTTATGAAGATCTGAAAGAGTCTTCTGATTCTCTTTGGAATCACCAATTAAGTGAAATTGACCAAg CTCGCCTGTATTCATGCCTTGATCACATGAGAGAGGTACTGGGGGACGCTGTGCCCGATGACATACTGACTGAGGCAATTTTGAAACACAAGTTTGATGTGCAGAAGGCTTTGTCCATGGTTCTGGAACAAGGTGGTGTGCAGACGTTGAAGGAGAAGAGTGAGCGAGCAGTGTGTGCAGGACAGCCTTCAAAAG GagtcttattttcttcctttgaagtTTCACCCAAAAATGTCCACCATTCTATTCCTCAATCAGAAAATCATTTGGATAGCAATAGCAAACCTTTTGATTGTTGTAGCTCAATAGCAAAATATGGATCCCATAGTTCTTCACTTGAGCCACGTCACTATTTACTTCATAGAAAAGAGAAACGTGACAGACCCCAAAGTGGAAAGGAACTAGAATCATGTAAGTTAACAAAAGAGCTGGCTCTAGCTCACCTGATTCATGATACGCCAAGAGAATCTTGTGCAAGCCAGCTGTCAGCCAGACTGCCACCTTCAGACAGCGGGCAGAGTGAGCTGCTTAAGAGTCTAGATGCTGATGAGGCAAGACCTCCTGCATCTGCATGTGCTCCTGAAGAGGATTTGACTTTCAAAGGAATACCAGACTTAGAGTCCCTAATGAGGGAGAACATAGTAGATAGTGGTTCTTTGGGTATTCAGAGCAGCTCACTACCCAATTTTCAAAGCATTCCAGTGCAGAACATCTTGGGAAGCCTAAGTAATCCATTGCACTTATCTAGCCCAGTGGAAAATAATTCCAGTCTAAACACTGAAGTTGAACAAAGTGCCAAGAATAATATTGTAAAAAATAACAGTCTATCATTTTCCCAGCATGAAAGTCCATCCCTAGCTGAGCTGTTTGaggaacacagagaaaacagCTCTGGCCAGTGCTTTACTTTGTCTGACCTGTGTAACCAGTCATCTACCAGCTTGGGTTCCCTTCCCTTGTCACAATTGGCAAACCGCTCTCAGCCTACTAACGGAGTATCAGAATTAACAGGATCTCTGTCATCTTTGGCATTTTGTAAAACTGCTCCCACGAGAGACCTGGAGAATTTATCCCTTTCTGATTTGATTGCAAAAACAATTGAACTAGACAGTTCTCAGATTAAGAGAGATTCCTTTGAGCTTAGTTTATCTGAAATAAGGAGCCCTGAAGTGGATTCAAATATTGATCTTAGTGTCTTGATAAAAACTCCAGAGTTTGTCCCAAAGCCTGTAGTTGACCCATCAGTTGCTCTAATACCAGACACTAAGGTTCTGAATTCAAAATTAGGGAAACCTTCCAATACTACAAAGGACAGtacgaaaaacaaaaaagtctccCTTGCTAGGAAAGCTCCTCTGTCTCTGCCGTGGACCAAGGCCCTTGCTGCTAGGCCTTCAGCTTTCGCTTCTACGCTGTGTCTTCGTTACCCACTGAAAAGCTGCAAGAGGCGCACTCTTGAACTCTACAAGACTTTCCTTTATAGCAGACAAGTTCAAGATGTATCGGACAAAGAAATAAGTCCTCTGGTAGCAATAACGCCATTTGACTTCAAATCAGCATCTCCTGATGACATTGTGAAAGCTaatcaaaagaaagcatttactagagaatag